The following proteins are encoded in a genomic region of Ostrea edulis chromosome 7, xbOstEdul1.1, whole genome shotgun sequence:
- the LOC125653994 gene encoding perlucin-like protein, translating to MMFILLQEKCRTYGGYLLEADTEEENTWVTNDFLIHPSGCPDWRECSSVWVGASDADTEGTFTWARSKKNLTYLPWKDGQPDDLRGQDCIRIQYTGLWLDVTCNDVNVLNFICEKD from the exons ATGATGTTTATATTACTCCAGGAAAAATGTAGGACATACGGTGGTTACCTTTTGGAAGCAGATACTGAAGAGGAAAATACCTGGGTCACGAATGATTTCCTAATCCATCCTAGTG GTTGTCCTGATTGGCGTGAATGTAGTAGTGTGTGGGTGGGCGCATCAGATGCGGACACAGAAGGCACATTTACCTGGGCCAGAAGCAAAAAGAATCTGACCTACTTACCCTGGAAGGATGGTCAACCTGACGATCTTCGTGGACAGGACTGTATCCGCATTCAGTACACTGGACTATGGCTTGACGTTACTTGTAACGACGTCAATGTTCTAAATTTCATATGTGAGAAAGATTAG
- the LOC125656479 gene encoding protein HtrL-like, whose protein sequence is MHHERTNTGALRIMKVWNLTALLSRIRNARRQVRCKMQKYVSTNFTIVTAYWNLGTFRKGKSLTYSKTLYMKWAASFQYMLNPLVVYTDSTEFRDLMQAYRNDLLCNTKIIYMNRTDIYAFRKIDEIKSVYKQPGYPKYYPNTVSPEYTAAQHAKFTVVADTYKRKLFTTRYYAWIDVGYFRDIANIQDYYVMVVPPDMDPKRLAYNFAKQHVRTADPITVFRNNLVWVGGGMFIGLGEVIDRFERFYQKAVDYFMNSKVMNSDQQVLYSIYTHKGRKALNPPVELQLYVPKLPHNSWFYLGFLCRKVIKGLHPVKIQTLCITASGN, encoded by the exons ATGCACCACGAGAGGACAAACACCGGAGCACTTCGTATTATGAAG GTTTGGAATCTCACAGCATTGTTGTCCAGAATAAGGAACGCAAGAAGACAAGTCAGATGTAAAATGCAAAAGTATGTTTCAACTAATTTTACTATTGTTACGGCATATTGGAATCTGGGAACTTTTCGAAAGGGCAAATCTCTGACGTATTCAAAAACTCTGTACATGAAGTGGGCAGCGTCATTCCAGTACATGCTAAACCCTTTGGTAGTCTACACCGATTCCACAGAATTCAGAGACCTTATGCAAGCATATCGGAATGATCTTTTGTGTAAtactaaaattatatatatgaatagGACAGATATTTATGCATTTCgaaaaattgatgaaataaaatctGTTTATAAGCAACCAGGTTATCCAAAATATTATCCTAATACAGTGAGCCCTGAATACACGGCCGCCCAGCACGCTAAATTCACGGTGGTAGCTGACACATATAAACGAAAACTGTTCACCACTCGTTATTACGCATGGATAGATGTTGGTTATTTCCGGGATATTGCAAATATCCAAGACTACTATGTCATGGTTGTGCCCCCGGATATGGACCCAAAACGTCTTGCGTATAATTTTGCCAAGCAGCATGTGAGAACGGCAGATCCAATCACTGTGTTCCGGAACAATCTAGTCTGGGTAGGAGGGGGCATGTTCATCGGTCTAGGTGAAGTGATTGATAGGTTTGAAAGGTTCTATCAGAAAGCTGTGGATTATTTCATGAATTCAAAAGTGATGAATTCGGATCAACAAGTGTTGTACTCAATATACACACATAAAGGAAGAAAGGCACTGAATCCGCCGGTTGAGCTGCAGCTCTATGTACCGAAACTTCCACATAATTCCTGGTTTTATTTGGGCTTTCTGTGCCGAAAAGTCATAAAAGGCCTGCATCCTGTGAAAATTCAAACTCTTTGTATTACCGCCTCTGGAAACTAA
- the LOC125654003 gene encoding uncharacterized protein LOC125654003 produces the protein MTMLSKKTNELQQFVLENGLDKRSMKWTSIDADSNTITDFSRLTEEEIRNLTIGVYQLKTAKSYATEHLTDDGLFEILVSDNVPNIVSTKIQSRHTSSKKYSLWIKYDITILSWYCTCKNGARVVGICGHISCIIWHLAFARYQSESCGIRDWTEEVNDAARSIDSSEDEETVDYDGQEE, from the exons ATGACAATGTTGTCCAAAAAGACAAACGAACTTCAACAGTTTGTTCTTGAAAATG GGCTTGATAAAAGATCCATGAAATGGACTTCCATCGACGCTGACAGCAACACCATCACCGATTTTTCCAGGCTTACTGAGGAAGAGATCAGAAACCTTACAATTGGTGTCTATCAGCTAAAGACGGCAAAATCATATGCGACAGAACATCTCACAGATGATGGATTATTTGAAATTCTTGTGAGCGATAATGTACCCAATATTGTCAGTACCAAAATTCAAAGCCGCCACACTTCATCTAAAAAGTATTCCTTATGGATAAAATACGATATCACCATCTTGTCCTGGTATTGTACCTGTAAAAATGGAGCCCGGGTTGTTGGAATTTGCGGTCACATATCCTGTATTATCTGGCATTTAGCCTTTGCTAGATATCAGAGCGAGTCTTGTGGTATTCGTGACTGGACAGAGGAAGTGAATGATGCGGCGAGATCCATCGACAGCTCCGAGGATGAGGAAACTGTCGATTATGATGGACAAGAAGAGTAG